Proteins from a single region of Acanthochromis polyacanthus isolate Apoly-LR-REF ecotype Palm Island chromosome 11, KAUST_Apoly_ChrSc, whole genome shotgun sequence:
- the LOC110956217 gene encoding chorion transcription factor Cf2-like, producing the protein MSQIEELKVFVSERLHAAASEILGAIDKTMTVYEEQTSRLKEDNERHRSLLDIILKSKLVQTEEFHANKSLPAAAAAVSAVSAGPCPLDSGLKQKARETAFTTPSDLQCVFTSCEDFLKYASNENCPYCLKRIQGNETHLMRRHYLFAVHFQDGTEKFVVPCMCKDKIQGRSHWHCPYCKKIIYRKCNFEVHLSKQHGYAILQQSQDAETNQPSVSEEEVPLSPEPWSHQASLQLHLKEESEQVSYSEEQYSEQVDSKGQVIENEKGRIGEQSQEPNHAQNSTFNIVCVDSYIQDISEISSVRSSRGHSVPNSSTWAVETQPDDEVIETVEPAGDLQQTTKDSAIAENGRCIKTQEWKTTQTHPSRKALNSKRKMRVRRSLPRVSLSVKKSAAPPAGQNPTDCFCCKACGKIFHYMYTLRTHVQTHTKDKIPICGICGKHLESTEGLVQHLQSHTRRNKCGTCGKQFSSLSRLKRHQSFHRPRGLKVLTSV; encoded by the exons ATGAGTCAGATTGAAGAACTGAAAGTGTTCGTCTCGGAGCGGCTCCACGCTGCTGCCTCAGAAATATTAGGAGCTATTGACAAAACAATGACGGTTTATGAGGAGCAAACTTCCCGTCTGAAGGAGGACAACGAGCGGCATCGCTCTCTGCTGGATATTATCCTCAAATCCAAGTTAGTGCAGACAGAAG AATTTCATGCCAACAAAAgcctccctgctgctgctgctgctgtgtctgcTGTGTCTGCTGGCCCATGTCCATTAGACTCAGGATTAAAACAAAAGGCCAGAGAGACTGCATTCACAACTCCCAGTG ACCTTCAGTGTGTCTTCACCTCGTGTGAAGACTTTCTAAAGTATGCATCCAATGAGAACTGTCCCTACTGCCTCAAGAGAATACAAGGCAACGAGACACATTTGATGAGAAGGCATTATTTATTTGCAGTTCATTTTCAGGATGGCACTG AAAAGTTTGTTGTACCGTGCATGTGCAAGGACAAGATCCAGGGCAGAAGTCACTGGCACTGCCCATACTGCAAAAAGATCATTTATCGGAAATGTAACTTTGAGGTCCACCTATCTAAACAGCACG GTTATGCAATACTGCAGCAAAGTCAAGATGCAG AGACCAATCAACCCTCTGTCTCTGAGGAAGAGGTGCCACTGAGTCCTGAACCCTGGAGTCATCAGGCCTCACTGCAGCTTCATCTTAAAGAGGAATCAGAGCAAG TGAGCTACTCAGAGGAGCAGTACTCTGAACAAGTGGACAGCAAAGGTCAGGtgatagaaaatgaaaaaggtcGAATTGGAGAACAAAGCCAAGAACCGAATCATGCCCAAAACTCTACATTCAACATTGTCTGTGTGGACAGTTACATCCAAGATATTAGTGAAATCAGCAGCGTCAGAAGCAGCAGAGGACACAGTGTTCCTAATTCTTCAACTTGGGCTGTGGAAACTCAGCCTGATGATGAGGTCATTGAAACAGTGGAGCCAGCTGGGGACTTACAGCAGACCACTAAAGACAGTGCGATTGCTGAGAATGGAAGATGCATTAAGACTCAGGAGTGGAAGACGACCCAAACACATCCGAGTAGAAAGGCACTCAACTCAAAGAGGAAAATGCGTGTGAGGAGATCTTTACCCCGCGTGAGTTTGAGCGTAAAAAAATCAGCAGCACCACCTGCAGGTCAGAACCCCACAGATTGTTTTTGCTGTAAGGCATGTGGAAAGATTTTCCACTACATGTACACACTGAGGACAcacgtgcaaacacacacaaaggataAAATCCCCATTTGTGGGATTTGTGGGAAACATTTAGAGTCTACAGAAGGTTTGGTTCAACATCTACAAAGCCACACCAGGAGAAACAAGTGCGGTACATGTGGCAAACAGTTTTCTAGTTTATCCCGCCTGAAACGACACCAGAGCTTTCACAGACCAAGAGGTCTAAAAGTCCTGACATCAGTTTAA